AGATGCTCCGAGTTCTTCAGTCATTCTTCCGACTTCCTCTTCAGCTTCTCTTCCTGGTCCTGGTGGCGCTCCTCCTGACTCTGGTGGTGGTGATCCGTCTACTCCTCTGAAAAAatgacttttattttttatggctatatgggggctcggcctgtgggtccccccttttttaaacttatttatatGTTTGTGTTGGTGACATGTGAACAATTCCTTTCTGGCCTTTTGAGGCCGTTAACAAAATATTTCTGGCGAGTGCCCTTTTGAATAAGGGTGTAGAAAAATAaatgcccttttttggataagggttctAAGTTACCTTGTGCGTGTATGCTTTTCTAATTTCGATATTTCAAATCCTCTTGATCTTTTTCCGAAAACCTTTTTTGTGGGCTTGTATCGTTTTTTCGAGCCTTTTCGTTTAAGGGCTTTTATGCAGCCTTTAAACTTTTCTCAggttttccaatctctttttcgttatcctttatactcaactttgctttagtgagtttttatgacttatgttatttttgcgatgcgtttttcTTCTGCTCGGGGGACTTCCGAGTTTGTTTTACTCGGATTCTCATTTCGACTTGAGAGTCGGATTGTTCCCGAGCTTTTACGATCAActcatataacctctttacgccgacttgtacctcgtcgttttatcctgacgaccatctaggtcggttcatgggattttcacgttttgtcgagcttaagtcggcgcgtttcgtagaaagacttagaaaaaataaagaaggatattataagagatattgtaaaataaaaagatctttattaattgcggaggtaccttcttgctactaagggtcttgATAACTtatttcccttagcctctactatgatgcctcgttaaaaacccttctccagaaaaaacccttttgggaaaaaatcatgaagttgggaaaagagtacatcagggagtagagttcgcttttaactgtagtaccttttcatattacaagcatgccacgacctaaGTAACTCGGTGTCGTTCAAGTCGGTCACcttgtagtagccttttcctaGGACCTCACTAATTTTGTATGGTGCTTTCCAATTAGCAACAAGCTTTCCTTCCCCAGACTTGTTGACTCCTATATCGTTCCTGATCAAGACCAAGTCGTCTGGAATGAagcttcttcgaatgactttcttgttATATCTATTTGTCATCCTTTGCTTCAATGTTGCTTCTCTTATTTGAGATTGTTCTCGGATTTCAGGGAGTAGCTCGAGTTCTTCTTTGTCCCCCTTTATGTTTCCAACATCTTCGTACAAGCTCATCCTTGGACTTTGCTTGCTGATTTCAactggtatcatggcttctatgccataagcaagtcggaaggTTGTTTCCCCTGTGGCAGACTAAGGTGTGGTCCGATAAGCCCATAGTACTTGAGGGAGTTCTTCGGCCCatgctccctttgcatcttgcaaCCTTTTCTTCAACTCTGCCAGTATAACTTTGTTGactgcctcggcttgcccattcgCCTGTGGGTGCTCTACCAAGGTGaattgatgcttgatcttcatactggctactagATTTTTGAAGGTAAAGTTGGTGAACTGAGTGCCATTATCAGTGGTGATGGAGTGAGGTACCTCATACCTTGTGATAATGTTCTTGTAGAGGAACTACTGACTTCTCTGGGCGGTGATGAtggctaatggttctgcttctatccactttgcgAAATAGTCCACTCCCACTATTAGATATTTTACTTGTCTAGGCACTTGGGGGAAATGTCCTAATAAGTCCAACCCCCATTTTGCAAAGGCCCATGGAGAAGTTATACTAATGAGCTCTTCGGGAGGAGCGACGTGGAAGTTCGTATGCATTTGGTATGGCTGGCACTTCTTCACGAACTCggtggcatctttctgcaaggtcggccagtagaaccctgCTCAGATAACTTTCCTGGCTAatgaccttgctccgagatgattccCGCAGATACCATTGTGGACCTCTTCCAAGACTTCTGTTGTCCTTGAGGTCGGGACgcactttaataatggtgttgatatcccccttTTATAGAGCATATTTTTCACCAAAGTGTAGTTTTGTGCTTCCCTCTAGATTTTCTTGgcctcttttttctctttgggTAGGATGTCGAATTTTAGGTACTCGATTAATGGGTTCATCTACCCGAGGTCTAATCCGGAGACTTTAAGGATGTCTTGCTTGGCCTCTGgaagtgatactgatgagctcttctgggggagctacgtggaaatttgcatgcatctgacatggttggcattttttcacaaattctgtggcatctctctgcaaggtcggccaatagaatcctgctcgGATTACCTTCCTGGCGAgcgaccttgctccgagatggttttcgcagatcccactatgcacttcctccaagacctcggcggttcttgaggtcggtacacactttaacaatggtgttgatatccctcttctgtAGAGGACATTTCTTACCATAGTgtaatgttgtgcttcccttcggatctttttagcttctttctcctccttagggaggatgtcgaatttcaggtattcgactaagggattcatccatccgaggtttaaaccgactacctcaagtacttcttgtttattttctgtttttgctatcgagggctcttggagggtttcttgaatcaggcttctgttgtttcctcctggcttggtacttgctaacttggatagggcatcCGCTCTGCTgtttagatcccgagttatgtgtttgacctcggtttctgcaaagcgcCCAAGGTGCTCCAAGGTTTTTTCtaagtacctcttcatattagggtcctttgcctgatattctccgcttatttgggaggtcaccacttgtgagtcgctaTATATCATCACttttgtagcaccgacttcttctgccaatTTTAGTCCGGCTATCAaggcttcgtattctgcctgattatttgaagccggAAATTGAAATTTCAAggaaacctctatctgggttcctctttcatcaACTAGTATTATGCCTacaccgcttcctgttttgttggaggatccgtctacatagagttcccatgtagtcggtTTTTCCTCTTGATCCCCTGCATATTCTGCCACAAAGTCGGCAAGGCATTGGGCTTTgattgctgtccgagtttcatatcgTAGAtcaaactcggagagctctatcgcccattgaaccattctccctgcaacatccgtcttttggaggatttgcttcatgggttggttcgtacggaCTCTGATTGTGTGCgcttgaaagtaaggtcgtagcctccgtgaggctatcactaaggagtaggcaaacttttctagtttgtgataccttagttcagggccttgcaggaccttactgatgaagtagacggggtgttgtccgacctcgtcttccTTTATCAAGGCCGACGAGACAGCCTTGTTTGCAACGGATAAGTACAGAACGAGATCTTGTCCTGGTACTGGTCGGGTTAGTAtgggaggttggcttaaaaaccttttgaactcttggaacgcctcctcgcattccAGAGTCCACTCAAATGGGCATCCCTtctttaataaggaaaatagtggaagggattttagtgccgatcctgccaaaaatctggagagggctgcaagtcggccattgagctgctggacctctctcaaacaagtcggacttttcatttctaggatggctctacatttatcgggattggcctcaatccctctttgtgttagcataaatcctagaaattttcctgcttctaccgcgaaggcgcattttgcgggatttagtctcatcccatgcgACCTTATAGTGTtgaagacttgtgagaggtcggtTAGGAGGTCGACTTCTTGCTTggtttttactagcatgtcgtcgacgtatacttccattaggctcCCCAAGTGGGGAGAAAAcattttattcatcaacctttgatatgtggctcctgcattctttaatccgaacggcatgaccacgtagcaataattggctctgggtgtgatgaatgatgttttctcctggtcgggttcatacatcgggatttggttataccccgagtaggcatccatgaatgataagtattgataccccgagCCGGAGTCCaccagggtatcaatacttggtaagggataagggtccttaggacatgccttattcaagtcggtatagtcgacgcacattctccatttaccattctgttttttgactagcactacattggctagccacgttgggtacttgacctctctaataaagccggcttccaggagcgcctgtacttgctcttctactaCTAGGGCTCGTTCcgggccgagcttgcgtcttctttgttgtacaggtcgggaccctgggtaaaccgagagcctatgggacatgagctcgggatcaatcccgggcatgtcggaagccttccatgcgaagaggtcggaattagcTCTTAGGAGTTCAGCCAACccttgttttagggtttcccctaggttggctcctatgtaagtgttttttccttcctcctcaccgacttgtatctcctcggtttttcctcccggcTGGGGTCGNNNNNNNNNNNNNNNNNNNNNNNNNNNNNNNNNNNNNNNNACCGActtgtatctcctcggtttttcctcccggttgaggtcgcagctcttctctggcCCTTGCGCCACCGAGCTCTATAGTGtggacttctttgccttttcctctcagatttaggctttcgttgtagcattTTCTTGCCAATTTTTGGTCTCCCCTCACCGTTGCTATTCCCGCTGgggtcgggaatttcatgcaaaggtggggagtggataccactgctccgagccgattaagggtagtcctgccaattaaggcattataggctgacccttcatcaatgactatgaagtctatactcagagtctttgatttttccccttttccgaAAGTGGTGTGAAGGGGTAAGAATtctagtggttttattggcgtgttccctaatccatatagggtgtcggggtaggctctcAATTCTTTCTCATCTAACCCAAGCTTGTCAAAAGCAGGTTTGAAGAGaatgtccgccgagcttccttggtccactAGAGTTCggtggagatgggcattggctaggatcatagttatcaccacgggatcgtcgtgcccggagattatcccttgcccatcttcttttgtgaacgaAATAGTGGGGAGATCGGGTTACTCTTCCCCGACTTGatagactcttttgagatgtcttttgcgagaagaTTTGGTGAGtcctcctcccgcaaatcctcctgagatcatatggatatgccTCTCTGGGGTCTGTGGTGGTGgatctcttctatccatatcatctcgctttctctttccgtgactgtccgacctttccatgagatatctatcgagccgaccttctctagccagcttttctatcacattcttaaggtcgtaacagtcgttagtggagtgaccatatattttatggtactcgcaatAATCGCTGCgactccccccttttttatttttaataggtctATGGGGTGGCAGCCTTTCAGTGtggcaaatctctctgtatacgtCCACTATAGAAgtttttagaggagtataagagtgatattttctgggcctctcgagaccgagttcttcccttttcttggcttccctttccctctccttagttgagggagggggtccaggtcgccaactcaggtcccttaatttggcattctcttccatattgatgtacttttcagccctttcttgtacatcacttagagaaacggggtgccttttagatatggactgtgagaagggaccttctctgaACCCATTGACTAGCCCCATTATGGatgcctctgtgggcaggtcttggatcTCCAAAAGATCtctaaacatgctttgttgaacctttccatataggctcgtaaaggctctccgacctcctgttttattcccaggaggctcggtgcatgttttaccttgtctttctgaattgagaacctcatcaaaaacttccttgagaggtcttcaaagctgGTGATCGATCTCGGGGGAAGGCCatcgaaccacttcattgcTGCTTTCGACaaagtggtcgggaaagctttgcatcgaGTAGCGTCGAAAGCATCAGctagatacatccgacttttaaagTTGCTTAGATGATGCTTTGGGTCTGTGGTtccatcgtagaggtccatGTCAGGACTTTTGAAGTTTctcggaacttttgccctcattatgtcctcgctgaaaggatctTCTCCGCCCGAGAGTTGTTCTTCCTGTTCGTCGCGGGAGTTGTGACtcttgagggaggattctagctgtaagagttttctttctaactcttttcgccgctccatctcctctttgaggtacttttcagtttccttttgtTTCTCCCGCTCTTGTTCTAACTGCTCCAGGCGACTGTGGACTAATCCCATTAGTTCAGCTACGTGGGATGGTCCGCCTTTTTCTGATTCGCGCCATCTGAGGAATTTACCTTCGGGTTCTTCACTCCGGAGGTGCCTTCTCTATGTTGATTATTAACTTCCTGTTGTAGGGCTAGATCCGCATCGTTATTACTcatgtccagattctcttgatcGGAATCTGTTTCGacatggccttcttcgtgggatctgtccgccatcgatggatgatctctcgggtccccggcaacggcgccaatgttacggtgggtaaccggagattaatagaatagacttcttcagaccaagtcgtggttaataccgacttcttatgtgaaggtcggtacttagctaggcttaatcattcagattaggccttttatttggacctgggcctttatcgttgggtcagggtatgaacaataagTATGGTAAAAACAAATAGCCTCTTCGGTTGATAATAGGGAAGGAAATTACcatatggaaaaaaaatataatcatattaTATGTCTATaaaacattatttattttataaaagataaatactaGGAGTTattgaaatttattattttttattattatttaattattaactcaacttttttagtataattcttttaatttaataatctaataaCATACTTTATctcatacttttaaatattaatggttaattaataattaaaaataataaattttaataatttctaacattttttttataaaatatatattaaaNNNNNNNNNNNNNNNNNNNNNNNNNNNNNNNNNNNNNNNNNNNNNNNNNNNNNNNNNNNNNNNNNNNNNNNNNNNNNNNNNNNNNNNNNNNNNNNNNNNNNNNNNNNNNNNNNNNNNNNNNNNNNNNNNNNNNNNNNNNNNNNNNNNNNNNNNNNNNNNNNNNNNNNNNNNNNNNNNNNNNNNNNNNNNNNNNNNNNNNNNNNNNNNNNNNNNNNNNNNNNNNNNNNNNNNNNNNNNNNNNNNNNNNNNNNNNNNNNNNNNNNNNNNNNNNNNNNNNNNNNNNNNNNNNNNNNNNNNNNNNNNNNNNNNNNNNNNNNNNNNNNNNNNNNNNNNNNNNNNNNNNNNNNNNNNNNNNNNNNNNNNNNNNNNNNNNNNNNNNNNNNNNNNNNNNNNNNNNNNNNNNNNNNNNNNNNNNNNNNNNNNNNNNNNNNNNNNNNNNNNNNNNNNNNNNNNNNNNNNNNNNNNNNNNNNNNNNNNNNNNNNNNNNNNNNNNNNNNNNNNNNNNNNNNNNNNNNNNNNNNNNNNNNNNNNNNNNNNNNNNNNNNNNNNNNNNNNNNNNNNNNNNNNNNNNNNNNNNNNNNNNNNNNNNNNNNNNNNNNNNNNNNNNNNNNNNNNNNNNNNNNNNNNNNNNNNNNNNNNNNNNNNNNNNNNNNNNNNNNNNNNNNNNNNNNNNNNaaataatatatatataaacatacataaatatataataattaatttgatggttaaattattttatacaaaacactgttgaaaataatatattatggcatatgattttgtgcttaattgaaaaaatacatAAGCTGCTTGTGGAGACATGGAGTATTTGGTGATCAGTGAATGTATCTCTACCATCATTTGAAATTAAACAAGCAAAAGTGCATCCTTTTAATGTTGCCACCAAACAGCATAATTAATCTCTCTCTCTACTAGTTATGTTATGTACTAACTACTAATATCATGTATGCTACTAATTAAATCGTTGTTCCTATCTAGAGACTTTGGGTTTGATGCACCCTATATTATAGTCTATATTCTATAAACATGGCACCGTCCGAATCGTGTGTTCATTTCACACATCTTCGGTGATTATTTTccgacatatatatatatatattgcttAAAGTTGGCAAAGTACATGTAGTAACAGAATGGCACGACACGAAGTAGGAACATTATCATTAACATTAAAGATTAAAAGATTATATAAAGCGTATCACGAAAACAAATAGAGCAACAAGACAAAACAAAGAGAGGAAAAACAAAACCTACTTGTTATAGGGGCATGGGCAAGTATACATTATGCTACATCATCCTACAGTAGTACTATAGTGTATCAAATCACGTAGGTACATGTGTAACAAATGAatataaatgtatatatataagttgACCGAGTCTCCAAGTTTCAActaaattaacaacaacaacaacaataataataatctccTTCATAGGTTCTCACTTATTTATTAATGACTTTGTCTCTTAATCCCTTTCATCTTGCTAGCTACTTCTAGAAGAAAGTTCtaacgataataataatatacatgaGATGAAGGTAGCTGAATTAGTTAGCTGAATTAGAGTTCCATGGTAATCATCTAATTAAGTTCCTATATATAGTCACGTTTTTCATATGATGAGcaagatataataataattaagaaacaaattaaatttaatcaaggtTTAGGAGGGTGTGAAAAATAATATGGCATAGTAGGAGGCCTAacaaaagaagtagaagaagatagaAAAGGCTGATCGTGAGGAAGAGGAGGAGCATCAATAATGGTTGGAACattattattactactattaCTCATCATCATAAGATTGAGATTATTAGTATTACTGTGTAGGTGAGGGTCTATGGAGGTTGATGGTGGTGGTTGATGAGGGCCTTGATCATAAAGAAGACCACTGAAAACATGTCCTCCAATGTTGACAGATGTTTGGTACGCAATTTCATTAACACTTTCATCCATCGAACGCACCCTAACGCACCTGAATATTGCCACCGAACTCATACTTGCTGGAAACTCCTCTATACATCATATATCAACAGTCAAACAATATTCATCATATAAATAATGTTCTTAATTAAACTTTGATAAATTAGTATATATGACAATATTaggaaatcaaaataaaaaattatttaccaaATCAGTTatcatatatttatgtatagaaatatgtataatttaacttattttaattttaatatatattttacggtataactaattttaataccTCATATAAATAGTTAAAAGTATATACAACGAGAAATGACCTCGTGATATAATATCATAATTTTGAtaacaacaaatttaaaatttgatttttattaattataaaagaaaagtttaagtataaactaaataaaataaaaaaatctatataaATTTCAtgcaaatccaaaaaaaattcgggtgagtttaaatttgtgaaaaaaataatttattacaagAATA
The genomic region above belongs to Arachis duranensis cultivar V14167 chromosome 3, aradu.V14167.gnm2.J7QH, whole genome shotgun sequence and contains:
- the LOC107477031 gene encoding protein SHI RELATED SEQUENCE 3, giving the protein MEGQEALKGTSSFSSKCSDCGNQAKKDCSYTRCRTCCKNKGFHCPTHVRSTWIPVDRRRHKSSSSSSLVLMDHHHSSLTTNLHFLHHQHIPKRHKHTPYSSSEEFPASMSSVAIFRCVRVRSMDESVNEIAYQTSVNIGGHVFSGLLYDQGPHQPPPSTSIDPHLHSNTNNLNLMMMSNSSNNNVPTIIDAPPLPHDQPFLSSSTSFVRPPTMPYYFSHPPKP